The following proteins come from a genomic window of Edaphobacter sp. 4G125:
- a CDS encoding PIG-L family deacetylase translates to MRPDLRRGTIATLLTLSLVMEGAVAVAQQHEPPARYQSAYARPLPIDRGSVGLSQTLQKLHTRASLAMVTAHPDDEDGGMLTYQSRGQGVDTTLLTLNRGEGGQNVMTSDYWDQLGTLRTQELLAAGNYYGVHQYWTRVADFGFSKSIEEALKTWGEDRVLYDAVRVIRMQRPLVVTSVFAGNVSDGHGHHQVAGYTAQRVYAMAGDPKVFPDQIKAGLLPWTPLKVYARVPFARVTEKGIYDYATGHWEPVRFRNYVTNTWIEGVPSTTLEIPSGTYNPMLGFSYLQTSREGLNQQKTQMGGIAIPLPRPVTTPYHLYASRVPSSEHEKSFFDGIDITLAGIASYAPKAEQASWREKLNALNETVDSALSSFNAEKPAAIAPTLAKGLAQTNALLDEVAKSKLSAEARYNMTHELRIKQQQFNLALEQSLGLTLLSNTSDGAPSSGRMGPMGDMSTQIPTSQTVVPGDKITVAVHVANQGTEPVSLSAIDVVSQAGQGFTINPQSSSTGELAPGAARDESFNVVVPSSAELTKPYFSRPNLEQPYYNLDDPRYLNLPTRPYPLLATATVTYHDVAIKLTGVVQTVHRINGEGPVLEPLLIAPAISLSVSPYAGIVPINDGDLDLHVSLHSSIKGPAKGTVRLDLPQGWKSTPEVANFSTMREGEDQNLTFKVQPERVEAKPYTITAVAEFNGEKFTQGFQTVGYPGLRPYPHYRPATYRTTGVDVKTASDLRIGYIMGTGDDVATSLADIGIHPTMLSAGEIASADLSKYDAIILGIRAYAARPELKTFNNRLLDYAKNGGTVIVQYQTQEYDHDYGPYPLTLSSDPEKVVEEDNKVTILAPNDPVLNWPNKITTADFNDWVEERGHGFMRKWDSHYIALTEMHDTDQDPQKGGLLYARYGKGAYVYMAYAFFRQMPDGVPGSFRIMANLISMGKNPGLALGKDAAPASASGN, encoded by the coding sequence ATGAGACCTGATCTCCGTCGCGGGACCATTGCCACGCTTCTCACGCTCTCGCTTGTCATGGAGGGAGCAGTTGCAGTGGCCCAGCAGCACGAGCCGCCTGCCCGCTATCAATCTGCCTATGCCCGACCGCTGCCAATCGATCGCGGTTCCGTGGGGCTCTCCCAGACCCTGCAGAAACTGCACACCCGTGCGTCGCTCGCGATGGTCACCGCGCATCCCGACGATGAAGACGGTGGCATGCTCACTTACCAGAGCCGTGGGCAGGGAGTCGACACTACACTTCTTACTCTCAATCGTGGCGAAGGAGGACAGAATGTCATGACCTCCGACTACTGGGACCAGCTTGGCACACTCCGCACCCAGGAGTTGCTCGCCGCCGGAAACTACTACGGCGTACACCAGTATTGGACCCGCGTCGCCGACTTCGGCTTCTCCAAGAGCATCGAAGAGGCCCTCAAGACCTGGGGCGAAGATCGCGTCCTTTATGACGCCGTACGTGTCATCCGTATGCAACGCCCGCTCGTCGTCACCAGCGTCTTCGCTGGCAATGTCTCCGATGGACACGGTCACCATCAGGTCGCCGGCTACACCGCACAACGTGTCTACGCGATGGCCGGTGATCCCAAGGTCTTCCCCGATCAGATCAAGGCCGGCCTCCTTCCCTGGACTCCGCTCAAGGTCTATGCCCGCGTCCCCTTCGCCCGCGTAACCGAAAAAGGTATCTACGACTACGCAACTGGGCACTGGGAGCCCGTCCGCTTCCGCAACTACGTCACCAACACCTGGATTGAAGGCGTTCCCTCCACCACCCTGGAGATCCCTAGCGGAACCTACAATCCCATGCTCGGCTTCTCCTATCTCCAGACCTCTCGCGAGGGCTTGAACCAGCAGAAGACCCAGATGGGCGGCATCGCAATTCCGCTTCCCCGCCCCGTCACGACTCCGTATCACCTCTATGCCTCTCGCGTCCCTTCGTCAGAGCATGAGAAGAGCTTTTTCGATGGAATCGACATCACACTGGCTGGAATCGCCTCCTATGCTCCCAAGGCCGAGCAGGCATCCTGGCGCGAGAAGCTCAATGCGCTGAATGAGACCGTTGACTCCGCGCTCTCCTCTTTCAACGCAGAGAAGCCTGCGGCAATCGCCCCGACCCTTGCCAAAGGACTCGCACAGACCAACGCTCTTCTTGATGAGGTCGCCAAAAGCAAGCTCTCTGCTGAAGCTCGCTACAACATGACCCACGAGCTGCGCATCAAACAGCAGCAGTTCAACCTTGCGCTTGAGCAGTCGCTTGGTCTAACTCTTCTCTCGAACACCAGTGATGGCGCTCCCAGCAGCGGCCGCATGGGACCGATGGGAGATATGTCCACCCAGATCCCAACCTCGCAAACGGTCGTTCCTGGCGACAAGATCACTGTTGCCGTCCATGTTGCAAACCAGGGAACCGAACCGGTCTCTCTCTCTGCGATAGACGTTGTCTCCCAGGCTGGCCAGGGCTTTACGATCAATCCGCAATCTTCGTCCACCGGCGAGCTTGCCCCTGGCGCTGCGCGCGACGAATCCTTCAACGTCGTTGTCCCGAGCTCGGCCGAACTCACCAAGCCTTACTTTAGCCGCCCCAACCTCGAGCAGCCCTACTATAACCTCGACGATCCTCGTTATCTCAACCTTCCCACCCGCCCCTATCCGCTGCTTGCAACCGCGACGGTTACATATCATGATGTCGCCATCAAGCTCACCGGCGTCGTCCAGACTGTTCACCGCATCAACGGTGAAGGACCCGTTCTCGAGCCCCTGCTCATCGCGCCGGCCATCTCTCTCTCCGTCTCTCCCTATGCTGGCATCGTCCCCATCAACGATGGAGACCTCGACCTGCACGTCTCCTTGCACAGCTCCATCAAAGGCCCAGCCAAGGGGACCGTTCGGCTCGATCTGCCCCAGGGCTGGAAATCCACTCCCGAGGTCGCGAACTTCTCCACCATGCGCGAAGGCGAAGACCAGAACCTTACTTTCAAGGTCCAGCCTGAGCGCGTCGAGGCCAAACCATACACCATCACTGCGGTTGCCGAGTTCAATGGAGAGAAGTTCACCCAGGGATTCCAGACCGTCGGCTACCCTGGCCTGCGGCCCTATCCGCACTATCGGCCAGCCACCTATCGCACCACTGGCGTTGACGTAAAGACTGCATCAGACCTGCGCATCGGCTACATTATGGGCACCGGTGACGATGTTGCCACTTCCCTTGCAGACATCGGCATCCACCCCACGATGCTTTCGGCTGGTGAGATTGCTTCGGCAGACCTCTCGAAGTATGACGCCATCATCCTCGGCATTCGCGCCTATGCTGCACGGCCTGAACTGAAGACCTTCAACAATCGTCTTCTCGATTACGCAAAAAATGGCGGCACTGTCATCGTCCAATACCAAACCCAGGAGTACGACCACGACTACGGCCCTTATCCGCTGACGCTCTCCAGCGATCCCGAGAAGGTGGTCGAAGAGGACAACAAGGTCACCATCCTTGCCCCCAACGATCCCGTCCTCAACTGGCCCAACAAGATCACCACTGCCGACTTCAACGATTGGGTCGAAGAGCGTGGTCACGGCTTCATGCGGAAGTGGGACTCGCACTACATCGCTCTGACCGAGATGCACGATACCGATCAGGACCCCCAGAAGGGCGGGCTGCTCTACGCCCGTTATGGCAAAGGGGCCTATGTCTACATGGCATACGCCTTCTTCCGCCAGATGCCCGATGGCGTTCCCGGTTCTTTCCGCATCATGGCCAACCTGATCAGCATGGGCAAGAACCCAGGTCTTGCTCTGGGCAAGGATGCGGCTCCTGCTTCAGCGTCAGGAAATTAA
- a CDS encoding TonB-dependent receptor, producing the protein MTYRSIRTSLLGAALLAGLPVLIAPPVARGQSQSINGTIRGHVTDASGASIAGATITINNAALGYTRTSTTEGDGYFVMPNLPLGTYSVSISKDGFSTAHYEQIALSAGKEATLDSSLVVGSASEQIEVTATATNIDPSTLNVQRTLDSREIENLPLTSRNPYNFILFQPGVSGHPNQELGIPRTLNTNGLLDRINYQMDGMVNTQSDRIGLRLFPIGNIFVKEVQTVSNSFSPEFGWTSGNVYNVISNSGTNNFHGLFQWLRRWQDATAYPFFADKTKAKPNLQLQDFSVNAGGPAIKDKLFFFGAYEHVTRGQPAPVTITAANIAALGLPADQVAAAPGLLHGNFVMGRGDWTINKKNSLFIRYNYFKNDFPYNTQVGGLNARSTGVDFLDRAHVIGMQLTTTFNDHLLNELRFSWPFRNNSHFAGPQGGKDPAVVISGVANIGASYSGGDQYTDKVPNGSDNITYIRGAHTIKGGFNISQLINRQRLVSYNRYTFTSLANYLLAKNGTNPYAYSQFDSQQDKNGVGYASMFFGTYIQDTWRITPRITMIYGARYDRFKGPQANPNAPFVNSRSFNTPNTNFSPRLGFSYQLDDHTVLKASAGMFYQATPTNLWFNALNLDGSNRTNSFSYTITNGVVPAGAPAFPNLPSTTGVTQAQNVTTISPKFKNEYTWNATMQLSHEFSRYDTLMLGYILTNGRNLQYLHNINPINPTGQLADGRPTFSSVANASTRLDTRFNQINQVESGANTSFNALIVNYTRSLSRGIQINANYTWSHTISDAPEVNTFEQSSSIQDTTNRKRDRGNSIVNHPSAFNLTAVMQPEFSLRKGFWNTLANNNMIALLANVSSGDQQNIITNVSLNGDSSVASVTRPLFVGRNSLRSPSVYQFDGRFTRTFPKLFERISPSFILEANNLFNHTNVTGLAPVQAVIQTNNDPRGPYGTGLGITTNRSSVLEARIVQYGIAVRW; encoded by the coding sequence TTGACTTACCGCAGTATTCGAACCTCACTTCTCGGGGCCGCGCTTTTGGCGGGGCTCCCTGTTCTGATCGCGCCGCCAGTGGCGCGGGGTCAGTCCCAATCCATTAACGGTACGATTCGCGGACATGTAACCGACGCGAGCGGGGCCTCCATTGCCGGGGCAACCATTACGATCAACAACGCCGCGTTGGGATACACCAGGACGTCGACGACGGAGGGAGATGGTTACTTCGTCATGCCGAACCTTCCGCTGGGAACCTATAGCGTTTCCATTAGCAAGGACGGTTTCTCGACCGCGCACTATGAGCAGATTGCATTGTCGGCTGGTAAGGAAGCCACGCTGGATAGCTCCCTGGTCGTAGGCAGCGCGAGTGAGCAGATCGAGGTAACAGCTACGGCCACTAACATCGATCCCTCGACGCTGAATGTGCAGCGCACGCTAGACTCGCGCGAGATTGAAAATCTTCCTTTGACCTCGAGGAACCCATACAACTTCATCCTCTTCCAGCCCGGCGTGAGCGGACATCCCAATCAAGAACTTGGCATTCCTCGCACGCTGAATACGAATGGTTTGCTGGACCGCATCAACTACCAGATGGACGGCATGGTGAATACGCAGAGCGACCGTATCGGTCTACGTCTGTTCCCCATCGGCAACATCTTTGTGAAAGAAGTCCAGACGGTCTCGAACAGCTTTTCTCCGGAATTTGGATGGACTTCGGGCAACGTTTATAACGTTATCTCGAACAGCGGAACCAATAACTTCCATGGCCTGTTCCAGTGGCTTCGTCGTTGGCAGGATGCGACTGCGTATCCCTTCTTTGCGGATAAAACGAAGGCCAAGCCGAATTTGCAGCTTCAGGACTTCTCCGTCAATGCTGGCGGTCCGGCTATCAAGGACAAGCTGTTCTTCTTCGGCGCTTATGAGCATGTCACTCGCGGACAACCTGCGCCTGTGACGATTACTGCTGCCAACATTGCAGCGTTGGGACTGCCTGCCGATCAGGTGGCTGCCGCTCCCGGCCTGTTGCACGGCAACTTCGTGATGGGACGCGGCGACTGGACCATCAACAAGAAGAATTCGTTGTTTATCCGCTACAACTACTTCAAGAACGACTTCCCCTACAACACTCAGGTCGGTGGCTTGAATGCGCGGAGCACGGGAGTAGACTTCCTCGATCGTGCGCACGTGATTGGGATGCAGCTGACTACGACCTTTAACGATCACCTGCTGAACGAGCTTCGCTTCTCCTGGCCTTTCCGTAATAACTCGCACTTTGCGGGGCCCCAGGGTGGGAAAGATCCGGCGGTCGTGATTTCTGGTGTTGCTAACATTGGCGCTTCGTACAGTGGAGGCGACCAGTACACCGATAAGGTCCCCAATGGCAGCGACAACATTACCTACATTCGCGGGGCCCATACGATCAAGGGAGGATTCAATATTTCTCAATTGATCAATCGTCAGCGGCTGGTGAGCTACAACCGGTACACCTTTACCTCTCTGGCGAACTATCTTCTGGCGAAAAACGGAACTAATCCATATGCCTACAGCCAATTCGACAGTCAGCAGGACAAAAACGGTGTTGGCTACGCCTCGATGTTCTTTGGGACATATATTCAGGACACGTGGCGCATTACCCCGCGCATAACCATGATCTATGGCGCCCGCTATGATCGCTTCAAGGGACCGCAGGCGAATCCGAATGCTCCTTTCGTCAATTCGCGCAGCTTCAACACGCCGAACACGAATTTCTCACCGCGACTCGGCTTCTCGTACCAGCTGGATGACCATACGGTGCTGAAGGCTTCCGCGGGTATGTTCTACCAGGCGACGCCAACGAACCTCTGGTTCAACGCGCTGAACCTGGATGGATCAAACCGTACTAACAGCTTCAGCTATACGATTACGAACGGAGTTGTTCCAGCTGGTGCTCCCGCCTTCCCGAATCTTCCTTCCACGACTGGTGTCACTCAAGCTCAGAATGTGACTACGATTTCGCCGAAGTTCAAGAATGAGTACACGTGGAACGCGACGATGCAGCTCTCGCATGAGTTCAGCCGCTACGACACTCTGATGCTGGGTTACATCCTGACCAACGGCCGGAACCTTCAGTATCTGCACAATATCAATCCCATCAATCCGACAGGGCAACTCGCGGACGGACGTCCGACCTTCAGTTCAGTTGCGAACGCTTCAACCCGCCTAGATACCCGCTTCAACCAGATTAACCAGGTGGAATCGGGAGCGAACACCAGCTTCAACGCGTTGATTGTGAACTACACGCGCTCCCTCTCGCGTGGTATCCAGATTAATGCGAACTATACCTGGTCGCATACGATCTCGGATGCTCCAGAAGTCAATACCTTTGAGCAGAGCTCTTCCATTCAGGACACCACGAATCGAAAGAGGGATCGCGGCAACAGTATTGTTAACCATCCCAGCGCCTTCAACCTGACTGCGGTGATGCAGCCGGAGTTCAGCCTTCGCAAGGGTTTCTGGAACACCCTGGCCAACAACAACATGATTGCACTGCTGGCGAATGTTAGCTCCGGCGACCAGCAGAACATCATCACCAATGTCTCCCTTAATGGAGACTCTTCTGTCGCTTCGGTCACACGGCCGCTGTTTGTCGGAAGAAACTCGCTTCGCTCTCCCAGTGTCTACCAGTTCGACGGACGCTTTACGCGCACCTTCCCCAAGTTGTTCGAGCGCATCTCGCCCTCGTTCATTCTTGAGGCGAACAATCTCTTCAACCATACCAATGTGACTGGCCTTGCACCGGTACAGGCGGTCATACAGACGAATAACGATCCCCGCGGTCCCTATGGAACCGGGCTTGGAATCACGACCAACCGCAGCTCGGTGCTGGAAGCACGTATTGTGCAGTACGGTATTGCAGTTCGTTGGTAA
- a CDS encoding ROK family transcriptional regulator — protein MRFSSSTSVQSSADSAVQPSRPSHLRQVNARGLLRLLREHSPCSKADLVRLSGLSAPTVSSAVAYLESLDLVENLGDGESSGGRPPEMLRFNATHGYVAGVDIGGTRLRMVLADLNGRIVTQWATQFTDQQRTPKAVCSLVHDGLKIMCQEASTSLKKVLHITVGAPGITNVDSGVVISAPNLRDWNNVPLRAMIERELGIRATIENDTNLAAVGEHWKGSASGIEDFLFVALGTGVGAGIFLRGRLHHGANWSAGEIGYAAVSGHSRQALEVHSPGQMERSIGGLGIEAEWKSLLSRVGQASVGELAKLRATEVFDLAVDGDRQAAQIVEYTAQILADCIVDLALSIDPEVVILGGGVGSHPELCRCTERLLARNEFAKPQVRSSSLGTQAQLYGAIYLSLAATEVHLLE, from the coding sequence ATGCGATTCTCATCTTCTACTTCAGTTCAGTCCTCTGCCGATTCCGCTGTGCAACCTTCACGGCCGTCGCATCTTCGCCAGGTGAATGCACGTGGACTTCTGCGATTGTTACGGGAGCACAGTCCTTGTTCGAAGGCCGATCTCGTTCGTCTCTCCGGCTTGAGCGCGCCAACGGTATCCAGCGCAGTAGCGTATCTAGAATCTTTGGATCTGGTTGAAAATCTCGGAGATGGAGAGTCGAGCGGTGGTCGTCCTCCGGAGATGCTGCGCTTTAATGCGACCCACGGCTATGTTGCTGGAGTGGATATTGGCGGAACGCGGCTTCGGATGGTGCTGGCGGACTTGAACGGCCGCATTGTGACGCAATGGGCTACGCAGTTTACAGACCAGCAGAGAACTCCCAAGGCTGTCTGCTCGTTGGTCCACGATGGACTGAAGATCATGTGCCAGGAGGCATCCACCTCGCTCAAGAAGGTTCTTCATATCACGGTAGGGGCGCCGGGTATCACGAATGTAGATTCGGGAGTCGTCATCTCAGCTCCCAATCTTCGGGATTGGAACAATGTTCCGCTACGCGCCATGATCGAGCGCGAATTAGGAATACGGGCCACGATCGAGAACGATACGAACCTTGCAGCCGTGGGCGAGCACTGGAAGGGCTCTGCCTCGGGTATCGAAGATTTTCTCTTTGTTGCCCTGGGGACGGGCGTAGGCGCGGGAATCTTTTTGCGTGGGCGATTGCACCATGGAGCGAACTGGAGTGCTGGTGAGATCGGTTATGCCGCGGTGAGCGGCCATTCGCGCCAGGCACTGGAGGTGCATTCTCCGGGGCAGATGGAGCGGTCGATTGGCGGGTTGGGGATTGAAGCGGAGTGGAAGAGCTTGTTGAGCCGCGTGGGGCAGGCTTCCGTAGGAGAGTTAGCAAAGTTGCGTGCAACTGAGGTTTTTGATCTGGCTGTCGATGGCGACCGGCAGGCTGCGCAAATCGTGGAATATACCGCGCAAATCCTGGCGGATTGCATTGTGGATCTTGCGCTGTCGATTGATCCTGAAGTTGTGATTCTAGGGGGCGGAGTGGGCTCGCACCCGGAGCTTTGTCGATGTACGGAAAGGCTTCTAGCCCGCAATGAATTCGCCAAGCCGCAGGTCCGGTCGAGTTCGTTGGGGACGCAAGCCCAGCTTTATGGCGCAATTTACCTTAGCCTGGCAGCCACCGAGGTCCATCTGCTGGAATAA